From the Paenibacillus sp. R14(2021) genome, the window GGGCTGTCCGGCGTAAGCACTTCGAACGGCGCTTTCGGGACGAGGAGGCTGGCCACGATGTAGAGCAGCAGCGTCGTTCCGAGACTGAATACGCCGGATACGAGAAGCAGTAATCGGACGATCGTGGCGTCTACGCCGAACCAATCGCCGATGCCGCCGGCTAGTCCCGTCAGTTTGCGGTCAAGCGTGGAGCGGTAAAGCTTTTTCATATCGAACATCTCCTTTAGTGTGAGCTGACTATGATTCGAGCCCGGCTGCTGCGGCTCGCGGAAGCGATGCGGTTCGTATAACCTGTATCTCTAGTGTAAGTCGCGGGAGAGCAGCGAGAAACGGTCCAGCGGCGGTTTTGGAATCCAGCCTTAAGGCGGGGATAGCCTCCGACCTAAGGCGGCTGAATCCGGGAAATGGCCGTGTTCTTAACGGCTATCAACGCAAAAACATCCCGTCCCTGCTCAGCATGAGCGGGTACGGGATGCCTTCGGTCGATTACGGGAGCAGCTTGACGACTTGGAAATTGTCTTCGAGCAGGAGCCAGTTTTGCGGGAAGCTGAGACCCAGCTTCCCATAGCTGATTCCGCGCAGCTTCAGCTGCTTCAGGAGGTTAAATTTGGCTTGGATAGAGCGGGCATCCTCGAACCAAACCTGATGCTCCTGCCGAGCGTCGTCCCAGTACGAGAAATAGGGCGCCTGCGCCTCGTACAGAATTTCGGCATTGCGCTGCCTCGCCAGCGCGAGGGCGGCCTGCGGGCTGAGTGATTTCGCCACGGGGCCGCCTTCGTGCGCACATTCGCCCATGTCAGGCGTTTGCGAGA encodes:
- a CDS encoding PspC domain-containing protein — protein: MKKLYRSTLDRKLTGLAGGIGDWFGVDATIVRLLLLVSGVFSLGTTLLLYIVASLLVPKAPFEVLTPDSPFRHYG